The proteins below come from a single Plasmodium malariae genome assembly, contig: PmUG01_00_42, whole genome shotgun sequence genomic window:
- the PmUG01_00070800 gene encoding PIR protein has translation MPTVLQESFIESLQSKIYYRTKFESSFDYCNAFDDNSKFLGKRSEIYKNEKIKSFANKLMSPLCYVAFNNEGDECNKKCHYLYYWLGNELFNKLEEDSFSEVIEILEDVSNVLSGGGKCKCKFFKNINKEKFEKMKIVYDYCKDHDNIKSTLEGHINKCTKEVNDYLVKATSIYEEVYKCTVNNSETYCSVLKEHAPICFEKKLSHLTCKIKDLTANEQGTSHYNTTILDPELVINVSAFSSSQIFLFFVLPFVGIFFIGFLLYKFTPITSWIHPKVLKNKLIRRNLDYIDTLELTQRTYEQRKSNLDRRQLNVAYHAS, from the exons ATGCCCACTGTACTGCAG GAAAGTTTTATAGAATCACTACAAtccaaaatttattatagaaCAAAATTTGAATCATCATTCGATTACTGCAACGCGTTTGATGATAATAGCAAATTCCTAGGAAAAAGATCtgagatatataaaaatgaaaaaattaaaagttttGCAAATAAGCTTATGAGTCCTTTGTGTTATGTGGCTTTTAATAATGAAGGAGATGAATGTAATAAGAAATGTCATTATTTGTACTATTGGTTAGgaaatgaattatttaataaattagagGAAGATTCATTTTCAGAAGTTATTGAAATACTTGAGGATGTTTCAAATGTTCTCTCTGGGGGTGGTAAATgcaaatgtaaattttttaaaaatattaataaggagaagtttgaaaaaatgaagattgTTTATGATTACTGTAAAGATCACGATAACATTAAGAGTACTCTTGAAGGTCATATTAATAAGTGCACTAAAGAAGTTAATGATTATCTTGTTAAAGCCACTAGTATATATGAGGaagtatataaatgtacagtAAATAATTCTGAAACGTATTGTTCTGTACTTAAAGAGCATGCTCCTATttgttttgaaaaaaagttATCTCATTTGACATGTAAAATAAAGGATCTTACCGCAAATGAACAAGGTACAAGTCATTATAACACTACTATTTTGGACCCAGAACTTGTAATTAATGTATCTGCCTTTAGTTCATCTCAAATTTTTCTGTTCTTTGTTCTACCCTTTGTCGGCATTTTCTTCATTGGCTTCCTACTATATAAA TTTACTCCAATTACATCATGGATACACCCTAAAGTATTAAAGAACAAATTAATTAGACGTAACTTGGATTATATTGATACACTAGAATTAACACAACGCACATATGAACAAAGAAAATCAAATTTAGATAGAAGACAACTAAATGTAGCATACCATGCCTCATGA